TCTTTAAAAACCGATCTTGATGAGCACAAGATTAGCTTGGCTCTGATACCATGTAAAGAAACCACCTTTGATAGTGCTTAGCATTAGTCCAAGACCGTAATACCCGAGAACCCGAAAGAAACAAGAAAACTTCCAAGTATGAAGAATAATATGGAAGAACTCTCAAAAAGATTTAGAGAACTTTGAGTAGAACACTCTTTCTTTAAGAAAACTTTCTTATACTTTACTTGTTCAACTTCCTTGTGTTGTTACAAATGAGAGGATGAGAATGTATTTATAGCTTCCATATTACAAAATATCTCATATATTTTAATCCTAAATCTAGATAATTCTAACATAATATGTATATTATTTTATTCTAATTATCTAGATATTTGTATAATAATATCTAGATTTTTATTTTGAGGAGGTGGGAGATTTTTCTAGAATTTGGTTTAAGTTTTGGGTTAAACATGATTAGTAAAATTTTAGCCCAATCATATGACCCAAATCTAAGTTTAACTTCAATACAATGTCGATATGAAGAGGGTTTGCTTCTTCGATGAAGACGACGACGACATTGCTCTGTTTCTTCGATAAAAAGAAAACTTTTTGAGTTTCTAAACCGAACTAGAGAAAGCCTCTAACTTGATTTGTAGGTTAGATTCAGTTCGGTATAGTTTGTAAATAGCTTCAAAAACAGAGTCCTAAAGTATCCTCCTTCTTTTTTAACACCTGTCCTAAAGTAACCTCCTTTGTCTGAAATCAGAGCCTTTGTCTGAAAAAGAGAACCTTTTGAGTTTCTAAACCGAACTAGAGAAAGCCTCTTAACTTGATTGTCGGATAGATTCAGTTCTAGTGGCATACTTTGTAAATAACTTCAAAAAGCAGTGTCCTAAAGCAACCTCCTTTATCTGAAATAGAAGATTCTGGACATCGACTAATTGAAATTCATTAACCAGGCGGAGGGAATTGAATGATCTGATCTGTGGTAAATTCATATACACAACTTGAAAACTACCACCAAAACCTAATTAATCTTCCAACGGTCAGAAACACAACTCCCCAAAAAATATGTCCGTTGGCTCCTCCTCCTTCCAAAAAATATGACCGTTTGCTCCTCCTTATAAATAAGAAGCTCTCCCTCTCTTTGCTTGTTCATCATCTCTCAAATCCCTCACAGATCAGATTTTAAAAAAATATATATATCTGAGTCTCAGTGTTCTCCCCTGTTCTCTCAATCTCTTATATGGTGGTAGAGTTCTTGTTAGGGTATTAAGGCAAATCGATTTCGTGACACTGGATTCCGACAAAGATATGGTCTACTCAAGGTTTGTGAATTTGTTCTCTTCTTCTTTCATTGAAGTTTATTTACAACTGAGATTGAGCTTTAAAAAAATCTTGTCTTTTTCATTACAAAGATGCCTTTTTCATTACAAAAATGTTCTTCTTCATTACAAAGATGTTCTTTCTTCATTGAAGCTTATTTACAATTACAACTGAGTTTGAGCTATAAAAAAATCTTGTCTTTTTCATTACAAAGATGTTTTTTTTTTTTTTTCATTTACAAAGATGTTTACTTTGGTGAATTTTTGATTCTACAGACTACAGGCTGATGGATGGAAAGTGGGGATGATCAGTTTACTGGCGAGAACCCGAAACAAGTTCATCCGACGACGACGAGTAGAGTTTCTCGGGTGTGTTTATAGTTTATACAAAGCTCAAGATCTTTAACATGACCGATTACAAAGAAAGGTTAATTTTTTGTCTTTTTTTCTTTCTTGGATTCTGATTTGAGAATTTTAAATTTTAAAGCTTTGTGTTTTTCGCAGTTTTGTATCTTTAGCGATGGTGAATAAGGAGCAGTACGACGACCGCCACCGGTTGAGGTACAAAATCGTTTTCAACGGATTTTAAACTTGTGTGTTTTGTTACTAAACCGAACTCGAGAAAGCCTCTTAACTTGATTTGTCGGTTAGATCCAGTTCCAATGGCATGATTTGTAAATAATGCTAAACACAGAGTCCTAAAAAGTAAAAAGTATCCTCCTTTCGTCTGAAACAGAGCTTTTAAGGTCAAACTCATTCTCTTCTTCCATCTCTTTTTCCTAAAGTGTTTACCTTTTCGTTTCCAGAGATGTCAGGCTACCCTCCGACGAGTCAAGGCTACGGTTACGGTTACGGCGGCGGTAATCAACCGCCACCACCTTACTCCTCCGGCGGAGGAAACAATCCGCCGTACGCCGTGCCCTACGGCGCACCTAAGCCGCCGTCCTCATCCGCGCCGCCTTCTGCTCCGTCCTACGGCGCGCCGCCTCCGTCTGCACCGTACGCGCCGCCGTCTGCTCCACCTTACGCGCCTGCTTCGTCAGGGGACTACAAGCCGCCAAAGGAGAAGCCTTACGGAGGTTACGGAGCTGCTCCGCCGCCGCATGAATCTTCCGGTTACGGCGCCGCGCCACGTCCCGGTTACGGACCTCCGCCGAAGCACGGACCTTCAGATTACGGGAGCTACGGTGCTGCGCCTCCACGTCCGGCGCAGTGTAGTTACGGAGCTGCTCCGCCGCAAGGGGTTTCTGAATACGGTGGTTACGGAGCTGTTCCACCGCCTCGTCCGGCGTATTCAGGGCACGGTGGAGTATACGGAGGCTATACTCCTCCTCAGGGATCTTATGGAAGCCCCTTCGCTTCTCTGATTCCTTCTGGTTTTGCTCCGGGGACGGATCCGAACATAGTGGCTTGCTTCCAAGCTGCGGATCAGGACGGAAGTGGGTTCATCGATGACAAGGAGCTTCAAGGGGCTCTCTCCTCGTGTCAACAGAGATTCAGCATGAGAACGGTTCATCTTCTTATGTATCTGTTCACCAACACCAATGCCATGAAGATCGGTGGGTTCTTCTGTATATCCTTGGTGACGTTGTACATAGAAGTTTTCTAGATTCGGACGAGGATTGTTGGTTTGTCAAGTTATATGTATTGCTCTATCTTGTAATGACTTGTGCAATCTCTATGTTGGCAGGACCTAAGGAGTTTACTGCACTTTTCTACAGTCTTCAGAACTGGAGGGTAAGTTTGAGTTTTTGATTGTTTTATGTTTTAGTAGGATAGCAAGATTGGTTGGAGCTGACACTCATGTGATTTGGTTCAGTCTATCTTTGAGAGGTCTGATAAGGATAGGAGCGGAAGGATAGATGTGAGTGAGCTGAGAGATGCGCTTCTGAGCCTTGGTTTCTCAGTTTCTCCTGTGATTTTGGATCTTCTTGTTTCTAAATTTGACAAAAGTGGAGGCAAGAATAGGGCCATTGAGTATGATAATTTCATTGAGTAAGTTATTCGTTTTATACCCTCTTTTTCCTTTTTTTTTTTTTTTTTTTGTTCTGATTGTTGTTGATTATTCTGATTTGGCTTGATGCAGGTGCTGTCTCACTGTTAAGGTACGCCTATCATTTACTATGTTGCTGTATCTCATTCACAAGTCCTGATCATCAACTGTTTACTACACGATGTGGTTTGGCGATATGAGGTTAGTAGTTTTGATTTTGTTTGATGATGGAAAATTGTAGGGACTGACAGAGAAGTTCAAGGAGAAGGACACAGGATACTCAGGGTCAGCTACTTTCACTTACGAATCCTTCATGCTCACTGTCCTCCCCTTCCTCATCGCTTAAGGTTTTACTACAAGTAACCTGTTTGCTCATTTCCAGCTTCTCTTTGTTTTTTAATAGTTGTAATGTTCGTCGCCGTGTGAATGCTATTGTTACACATGGTGTTTTTTCTGGTTTAATTGAAAGTCCAGAGTTTAAAGCAAATGTAAAGATATTGTGCTATATCAAAAAAAATATTGTGCTATAAAAGAACCAAACAACTTATCTAAGTTGATTTTCTTACATCTTTTTTTCAATTTGAAACATATATAAACTTGTAAAGTTATTGTTTCTGTAAAGCCGGCCGTAAGCGTGAGAAGTGTGATGTATAAAACAAACTTGGACTCTATGTCAAAAGCAGATGTTTATTACGTACACGTGTGAGTTCACATTATCCCAATCCATATGTGTAAAGTTTTGATTGTAGCATCTCTGTATTAAAAGTTAAAACCACCTCGTACCCAAGCATGAAAGCGACTATTACTGCTGATAAATTCAACGAGTTAAAGTTATTAGCGCTAATAATACACACAAAAATGAAGTTATTAAACAAACTAGCCCCCAAAATATAATTAAAAATCCCAGATTCTCTAGTAAGGAGGATACAGTGAAACAAAATTTCAACCGGTTTTAGGAAAAAAGGGGATATATGGGAAAAAATGGAACTTACTGTTACGAAAGTCAAAAAAAACAGAAAAAACCGTAATGTTTGAAATTATAAAAGATATGGGACCCGCTGCACTATTTGCACAGTAGATTTTTTCTCTACATATATACGATCGAGTTCGATCGTTTAGAAGCACATCATTCACTCTTCTCTTCTCTTCTCTCTCATAATAATCTTTCTATTAGTCTTAAATATTCTACGGGTATAATATTTTGCCCTTATTTAAATTCTTACGATACAATAAAATTCCAGTTCTTTTCATAACACGTTATCAGCACGATCACTCTGCGATTCGAAATGGATAAGAAAGCAAATGGAACAACAACTAAACAAATTGGTAGAGAAGTTTGCATACCATATAGTGGCACAACGCACACTATACTGAAGGATAAGAGATATTTCTCTACTTTAAAGTCAGTAAAAATGACTATAAACACAATATCAGGTCCTACAGACCTGATCGAAGGAATTGGCAAGGCGAACTTTATGTTGCCTAATGGAACAAAGTTTTCCATAGATAATGCCTTATATTCTCCAAATTCTAAGAGAAATTTGTTGAGTTTCAAAGATATATACCGTCAAGGGTATAACACTCAGTCTGCAACTGAGAATGGAAAGAAGTATTTGTATATAACTTCTGAAAAATCAGGCAAAGGCCTTGTACTGGAAAAATTTCCAGAACTTCCTTCTGGATTGCATCACACTTATATTGATGCTATAGAATCACATCTTGTGATAAAAAGAAATCCAGAAGATGTTACATTATGGCATGATCGCCTTGGTCATCCAGGCACTACAATGATGCGAAAAATCATTGAAAACTCACATGGTCATTCAATAAAAACCCAAGATATATACCAAAGTAATAAAATGACATGTGATGCGTGTGCTCTTGGGAAATTAATCATAAGACCATCACCAACCAAAGTTGACAAAGAATCACCAAAGTTTTTGGAAAGAATCCAAGGTGATATTTGTGGACCAATACATCCACCGTGTGGACCATTCTACTACTTTATGGTATTAATCGATGCATCGAGTAGATGGTCACATGTTTGTTTGTTATCATCTCGAAATATGGCATTTGCGAGATTTCTAACTCAGATAATCAAATTAAGAGCACAGTTCTCAGATTATCCAATTAAAAGAGTTAGATTAGATAACGCTGGTGAATTCACATCCCAAGCTTTTAATGATTATTGTATGGTATCAGGGATTGAAGTAGAGCATTCTGTTGCTCATGTTCATACACAAAATGGTTTGGCAGAATCATTAATTAAACGGCTGCAACTAATTGCAAGGCCATTGATCATGAGATCAAAACTCCCAACCTCTGTATGGGGACATGCTATTTTGCATGCAGAAGCACTAATTCGGATAAGACCAAGTGCATACCATAGATATTCCCCATTACAGTTAGCATTTGGAAAAGAACCAAATATCTCTCATCTAAAAATCTTTGGTTGTGCGGTTTATATTCCAATAGCACCACCACAACGTACAAAGATGGGACCGCAAAGACGGTTGGGAATATATATTGGCTATGATTCTCCATCAATAATAAGATACCTAGAACCACAAACTGGTGATGTGTTTACGGCACGATTTGCCGATTGTCATTTTAATGAGAAAGAATTCCCAACTCTAGGGGGAGACAATAAACAAGTAGGAAAAGAGATCAAATGGAGTGTACCATCGTTATTACACCTTGATCCTCCTACGAAACAGTCAGAACTAGAAGTTCGACGTATCATGCATTTACAAAATATAACAAATCAGCTACCTGATGCATTTGCTGATACCAAAATGGTAACTAAATCACATATACCCGCTGCAAATACTCCTGCTCGTATTGAAATACCACAAAATGGTGGAACGGCAGTTGATACACGTGAATCAGGAACACGTTTAAAGCGCGGTAGACCTATTGGTTCAAAGGATAAACTTCCTAGAAAACGTAAGGAATGTGAAAAGCATGATACTCCCAAAATAACAGAAAATATTTTGGACGAAGAAAATTGTGAATCTAATGACAATATAAAGCATCTTGAATCTGAAGGAAATCATGAGATTTCTATCAATTACATCCATAATGGAAAGATATGGAAACGAAATGAGATGGATGATATTGATGACGTTTTCTCATACCTTTTAGCAAAGGAAATAAATGAAGAAAACGAAGATCCAGAACCAAAGTCTGTATATGAATGTCAAAAGAGACATGACTGGATAAAATGGAAAGATGCAATTCAAGTCGAATTAGATTCGCTTAACAAACGAAATGTATTCGGACCTATTGTGCTCACACCCAAAGATGTAAAACCAGTTGGGTACAAATGGGTATTTGTCCGAAAAAGAAATGAGAAAAACGAGATTACAAGATACAAAGCTCGTCTCGTAGCCCAAGGTTTCTCTCAAAGGCCAGGAATTGATTATGAGGAAACTTATTCTCCTGTCATGGACGCAATCACATTTAGATTCCTGATGAGCCTAGCGGCCAATGAAAATTTAGAAATGCGTCTCATGGATGTCGTTACGGCATATTTATATGGATCATTAGATACTGATATCTATATGAGAATCCCAGATGGATTTAAAATGCCAGAAATTGCAAAGGTCATTATATGGGTTAAAACAATCTGGACGAATGTGGTATAATCGTCTCAGCGAACACTTAACAAAAGAAGGATACACGAATGATCCTATATGCCCTTGTGTTTTCATAAAGAAAACAACATCCGGATTTGTGATAATCGCGGTGTACGGTGATGATCTTAATATTATTGGAACTCAAAACGAAATCCAAAAGGCATCAAACTATCTGAAAGGAGAATTTGAGATGAAAGATCTCGGCCAGACAAAATATTGTCTAGGATTACAAATTGAGCATTCTCAAAAGGGTATATTTGTACACCAGTCTACATATACCAAACGAGTATTGAAACGCTTTAACATGGATAAAGCAACTCCTCTTAGCACCCCGATGGTCGTTAGATCACTTAATGTTGAAAATGATCCGTTTCGACCATCTGAGGAAAATGAAGAAATACTTGGTCCTGAAACTCCATACTTAAGTGCAATTGGAGCTCTTATGTATCTTGCAAATTGTACTCGACCTGACATATCCTTTGCTGTTAATCTTTTAGCGAGATTCAGTTCGTCTCCTACACGAAGACATTGGAATGGAATTAAACATGTCTTTCGTTACCTTCAAGGAACAACTGATTTAGGCTTGTTTTATCCTAAAAGTTCAAAAGGTCAAATGATTGGTTTTGCAGATGCAGGTTATTTGTCAGATCCACACAAAGCTCGATCCCAGACAGGATATGTTTTTACAATTGGAGGCACCGCCATATCTTGGCGTTCTCAGAAGCAGACACTTGTTGCTACTTCTTCAAATCACGCTGAGATCATTGCACTCCATGAAGCAAGTAGAGAATGTGTATGGCTAAGATCAATAAGCCGACACATCTGTTCAAACAGTGGGATTAACGAAAATACGGAGCCAACTATTCTATATGAAGATAACGCGGCATGTGTTGCTCAAACGAAGGAAGGATATATCAAAAGCGATAGAACCAAACATATACCTCCGAAGTTCTTCTCATACACTCAAGAGCTCGAGAAGAATAAAGAGATTGAAGTAAGATATGTTCGATCATGCGACAATGCAGCCGACCTCTTCACAAAATCATTCCCTACCTCGGTATTCAGAAAACACATCCATAACATTGGAATGCGTCATCTGAAGGATCTATGACTGCTTATTCGAGGGGGAGCTTACGTAGTTGTACTCTTTTTACCTTACTATGGTTTTTCCCATTGGGTTTTCCAGGAAAGGTTTTTAACGAGACAACAAAGACGTTAAGCGAGAGCGGATAGTGACACCGGCCCCCAAGGGGGAGTGTTACGAAAGTCAACAAAAACAGAAAGAGCCGTAATGTTTGAAATTATAAAAGATATGGGGTCCGCTGCACTATTTGCACAGTAGGTTTTTTCTCTATATATACGATCGAGTTCGATCGTTTAGAAGCACATCATTCACTCTTCTCTTCTCTCTGATAATAATCTTTCTATCAGTATTAAATATTCTACGGGTATAATATTTTGCCCTTATTTAAATTCCTGCGATACAATAAAATTCCAGTTCTTTTTATAACACTTACCTAATTTTAATTTTTAGGATTATTATCTTTATGAATGCAAAAGGATAAGAAAAAGCTTGACACGTGGGCGAATCGTGGAGGGTCGTTGGAAAACAGAGCAGCGGGGGGGGTTTTTGGATTGATAAAACCAAAACAACGACGGTGTGAACCGGCTTTCAAATATCATCTCTCTGCCGTCTTTTCGATCGCTCTTTTTGCATTTTCAACGGCTGC
The DNA window shown above is from Brassica oleracea var. oleracea cultivar TO1000 chromosome C3, BOL, whole genome shotgun sequence and carries:
- the LOC106328423 gene encoding probable calcium-binding protein CML50, whose amino-acid sequence is MSGYPPTSQGYGYGYGGGNQPPPPYSSGGGNNPPYAVPYGAPKPPSSSAPPSAPSYGAPPPSAPYAPPSAPPYAPASSGDYKPPKEKPYGGYGAAPPPHESSGYGAAPRPGYGPPPKHGPSDYGSYGAAPPRPAQCSYGAAPPQGVSEYGGYGAVPPPRPAYSGHGGVYGGYTPPQGSYGSPFASLIPSGFAPGTDPNIVACFQAADQDGSGFIDDKELQGALSSCQQRFSMRTVHLLMYLFTNTNAMKIGPKEFTALFYSLQNWRSIFERSDKDRSGRIDVSELRDALLSLGFSVSPVILDLLVSKFDKSGGKNRAIEYDNFIECCLTVKGLTEKFKEKDTGYSGSATFTYESFMLTVLPFLIA